One Acidimicrobiales bacterium genomic window carries:
- the dxs gene encoding 1-deoxy-D-xylulose-5-phosphate synthase, which yields MILDNVNSPKDLRVLDQSELAQLADEIRAFVVEAVSATGGHLGSNLGAVELTLAVHRVFDSPRDVILWDTGHQAYVHKLVTGRRDGFAQLRQAGGLSGYPSRRESEHDWVENSHASTILSYAHGISTALDLGAQGDDADRRVVAIVGDGALTGGMAYEALNNLGHSGRRVVIVLNDNGRSYAPTVSHLSESLTRLRLNPSYVQARNRVKQFLRDVPAIGGLAYTSAQGLTAAMREVIEPHVFFESLGVRYTGPLDGHDIEVMEQALGHAAEWDGPIVVHVLTHKGKGYAPAEDDQVQRLHDLKVRPASAGPAGDGDAPIQCTDAFTQAMVEIGEDHPSVVAITAAMPGPTGLLPFQSKFPDRCFDVGIAEQHAVTAAAGMAMMGLRPVVAVYSTFLCRAFDQANLDVGLHGLPVVFALDRAGITGDDGPSHHGVLDLALTLAIPGMTVFAPSSAQEMPVMLRTALELDGPASIRYPKGPALQVDPASVGSGTSARKVRQGDGTVCLLAVGKMLAAAEQAADELAAEGIGATIWDVRVVKPPDPAMLTDAAGHGVVVTIEDGIRVGGAGAFLVDAMASLDETRRIPPVLVLGIPVAYIPQGKPAQILADLDLDGRGIAASVRKVLETSQATARFDLD from the coding sequence ATGATCCTGGATAACGTCAACAGCCCGAAGGACCTGCGGGTGCTCGACCAGTCCGAGCTCGCCCAGCTGGCCGACGAGATCCGTGCCTTCGTGGTGGAGGCCGTGTCGGCCACGGGCGGCCACCTGGGCTCGAACCTGGGGGCGGTCGAGCTCACCCTCGCCGTCCACCGCGTCTTCGACTCGCCACGTGACGTGATCCTGTGGGACACCGGTCACCAGGCCTACGTCCACAAGCTCGTGACCGGGCGGCGCGACGGCTTCGCCCAGCTCCGCCAGGCCGGGGGCCTGTCGGGGTACCCCTCGCGCCGGGAGTCCGAGCACGACTGGGTCGAGAACAGCCACGCCTCCACCATCCTCAGCTACGCCCACGGCATCTCGACCGCGCTCGACCTGGGCGCACAGGGCGACGACGCCGACCGCCGGGTGGTGGCGATCGTCGGCGACGGGGCGCTCACCGGGGGGATGGCCTACGAGGCGCTCAACAACCTGGGCCACAGCGGGCGCCGCGTGGTGATCGTCCTCAACGACAACGGCCGGTCCTACGCCCCCACCGTGTCGCACCTGTCGGAGAGCCTGACCCGGCTGCGGCTCAACCCCTCCTACGTCCAGGCCCGCAACCGCGTCAAGCAGTTCCTGCGGGACGTGCCCGCCATCGGCGGCCTGGCCTACACGAGCGCACAGGGTCTGACGGCGGCGATGCGCGAGGTCATCGAGCCGCACGTGTTCTTCGAATCGCTCGGTGTGCGCTACACCGGTCCCCTCGACGGCCACGACATCGAGGTCATGGAACAGGCCCTGGGGCACGCCGCCGAGTGGGACGGACCCATCGTGGTCCACGTCCTCACGCACAAGGGCAAGGGCTACGCCCCCGCCGAGGACGACCAGGTGCAACGCCTGCACGATCTCAAGGTGCGCCCGGCCAGCGCCGGCCCCGCGGGCGACGGGGACGCGCCCATCCAGTGCACCGACGCCTTCACCCAGGCCATGGTCGAGATCGGTGAGGACCACCCGAGCGTCGTGGCCATCACCGCGGCCATGCCCGGGCCGACCGGGCTCCTGCCGTTCCAGTCCAAGTTCCCTGACCGGTGCTTCGACGTCGGGATCGCCGAGCAGCACGCGGTGACGGCGGCGGCGGGCATGGCGATGATGGGCCTGCGACCCGTGGTGGCCGTCTACTCGACCTTCCTGTGCCGCGCCTTCGACCAGGCCAACCTGGACGTGGGCCTCCACGGGCTCCCGGTGGTCTTCGCCCTCGACCGGGCCGGCATCACCGGGGACGACGGCCCGTCGCATCATGGCGTGCTGGATCTGGCCCTCACCCTGGCCATCCCCGGCATGACCGTCTTCGCGCCCTCGTCGGCCCAGGAGATGCCCGTCATGCTGCGGACGGCCCTGGAGCTCGACGGCCCCGCCTCCATCCGGTACCCGAAGGGGCCCGCCCTCCAGGTCGACCCGGCCAGCGTGGGCTCGGGCACCTCGGCCCGCAAGGTCCGCCAGGGCGACGGCACCGTGTGCCTCCTCGCCGTGGGCAAGATGCTGGCCGCCGCCGAGCAGGCAGCCGACGAGCTCGCGGCCGAGGGCATCGGCGCCACCATCTGGGACGTGCGGGTGGTGAAGCCGCCCGACCCGGCGATGCTCACCGACGCCGCCGGGCACGGGGTGGTCGTCACCATCGAGGATGGCATCCGGGTCGGCGGGGCGGGCGCCTTCCTGGTCGACGCCATGGCCTCCCTGGACGAGACGCGACGCATCCCGCCCGTGCTCGTGCTCGGTATCCCCGTCGCCTACATCCCCCAGGGGAAGCCCGCCCAGATCCTCGCCGACCTCGACCTCGACGGGCGGGGCATCGCGGCGTCTGTCCGCAAGGTGCTGGAGACGAGTCAGGCGACCGCTCGGTTCGACCTGGACTGA
- a CDS encoding acetyl-CoA acetyltransferase, with translation MASNGIRDRVAIVGMGCTPFGEHWDKGADHLLVDAANDAIGSAGVKIDDIDAFWLGTMGSGISGLTLSRPLKLDYRPVSRLENMCATGSEAFRNACYAVASGAYDTAMAIGVEKLKDSGFSGLVTARPVDDGTAASLTAPALFSLLSPAYAHKYGVDQAELKDVFTRIAWKNHHNGARNPRAQFRKEVPKEDIACSPIVAGPLGIFDCSGVSDGSAAAVIVRAEDAHRYCDNPLYVKALSFAAGPAAGPIDPGYDYTTFEEVVRSAADAYRQAGITDPRAELAMAEVHDCFTPTELVLMEDLGFAERGSAWKEVLAGTFDLDGELAVNPDGGLKSFGHPIGASGLRMLFECWLQLRGEAPAERRVAALDRGRTLGLTHNLGGSPGECVSFVSVVGSEPSA, from the coding sequence ATGGCATCGAACGGGATCCGTGATCGCGTCGCCATCGTGGGGATGGGGTGCACGCCGTTCGGCGAGCACTGGGACAAGGGAGCCGACCACCTGCTCGTCGACGCGGCCAACGACGCCATCGGATCGGCGGGGGTCAAGATCGACGACATCGACGCCTTCTGGCTCGGCACCATGGGCTCGGGCATCAGCGGGCTCACCCTGTCGCGCCCCCTCAAGCTCGACTACCGGCCCGTCAGCCGGCTGGAGAACATGTGCGCCACGGGCTCGGAGGCATTCCGCAATGCCTGTTACGCGGTGGCCTCCGGTGCCTACGACACGGCCATGGCCATCGGGGTGGAGAAGCTCAAGGACTCGGGCTTCTCGGGCCTGGTCACGGCCAGGCCGGTGGACGATGGCACCGCCGCCAGCCTGACCGCTCCCGCTCTGTTCAGCCTCCTGTCGCCGGCCTACGCCCACAAGTACGGGGTCGACCAGGCCGAGCTCAAGGACGTCTTCACCCGCATCGCGTGGAAGAACCACCACAACGGAGCCCGCAACCCCCGTGCCCAGTTCCGCAAGGAGGTGCCCAAGGAGGACATCGCCTGCTCGCCCATCGTGGCCGGCCCCCTCGGCATCTTCGACTGCTCGGGGGTGAGCGACGGCTCGGCTGCGGCGGTGATCGTGCGGGCCGAGGACGCCCACCGCTACTGCGACAACCCGCTGTACGTGAAGGCGCTCTCCTTTGCCGCCGGCCCTGCCGCCGGTCCCATCGACCCCGGCTACGACTACACGACGTTCGAGGAGGTCGTGCGCTCGGCGGCCGACGCCTACCGCCAGGCCGGGATCACCGACCCCCGGGCCGAGCTGGCCATGGCGGAGGTCCACGACTGCTTCACGCCGACCGAGCTGGTGCTCATGGAGGACCTGGGCTTCGCCGAGCGCGGCTCAGCGTGGAAGGAGGTGCTGGCCGGCACCTTCGATCTCGACGGGGAGCTGGCGGTCAACCCCGACGGCGGCCTCAAGAGCTTCGGCCACCCCATCGGGGCCTCGGGGTTGCGCATGCTGTTCGAGTGCTGGCTTCAGCTGCGGGGCGAGGCTCCGGCCGAGCGCCGGGTCGCGGCGCTGGACCGCGGCCGCACCCTGGGGCTCACCCACAACCTGGGCGGCTCGCCCGGCGAATGCGTCAGCTTCGTCAGCGTGGTGGGTAGCGAGCCCAGCGCCTGA